The Xiphophorus hellerii strain 12219 chromosome 7, Xiphophorus_hellerii-4.1, whole genome shotgun sequence nucleotide sequence tattttaaagttatactTTGAGGTGatgaatattttgtaatttatttactgattGTGATGCATCACTTACCtagcttattttaaatattattaccAATTACATGACATACATGTGAGGTTCTTTCAGAGAGGTTTTATATTATGTACATTTAAGAAGgctgaaaaatattaatgataACTTGGTGACCATAAACACACTTTTTGGGATGGCTCCTGGCTGTCGGTGCCAAGTGCcaaaataaagttcaaataCTCCAAATCTGTTTAATGGTGgtaataaaaaaggtttaaaaatgtctctgtAATGGGATAAATTCTCACTGTCTTAACTTgacataattattatttatcagtTATTTCTGGAACATGCcaatattgtgaaaaatgtataGATACcaattttagttgtttttgccatctattctttttgttcttactgaattttattgtaattgcGTATTAAGAGGACAAGAATTTCTTTAATAAAGATTATTAtcactcattttaattttaaaataatttttctcctCACCtttaatcacagaaatgtatttaaaagtaGTAATAACATGTTTTCCCAGATCTtgaaaattaaagtaaatttaataGTTTTCCAGACTTTTGAGAAACGTGGTGTGCAGTGCATGCTTTcagccaccagagggcgctctGCTAATTCATTTAAATCCCAGAAGGTAACTGATTTGTCTTTCCCAATAAGGAAATCCTTGTAAACCAGACACATTAATGCATTTCTGTCTTATTAAgtttaaataatcaataatgTTGTTGTCGTTATGGATGGATTTCAtcctgtctgtttttatttggaagAATGCCTGACCAATAAAACCATTATTATGAACCCATTAAGACGCTGGAGTCCAGCCAGCTGATAAAGGACACAACCGAATCAatttctcatgttttatttaaaaagagagCATAAAATGAACTCACTTAACACGCAGGTcagctttgtattttttgcCGTTGACGATGTCCAGCAGAGTGGGAATCTGGTTGTCCTTGAAGTTCAGAGTCACATCATACACAGCAGTGACTGtgaaacagaggaaaacaaaatgagaaacaaaaacctGTGGGTTTTATCCCAGTTTGTGATGTCTGTGTTTGCTGACGAACAGCACCTGTGCCTTTCAGACACTGCATCGTGGTGGTGAATCCTTTGGTTCGGGGTAGAAGGTGATACTTGAGCTTGGGGAGGCCTTTACTCTCCGCCACCTGCATGCTGATTTGGTGTTTCTTCTCCGTGAAGCGGGTTCCTTCACAGTACAGCAGAAACTGTGGAGGCAGAAGCTCAACTTatacacaaaaaacatcaaagtgaAGGGTTTGGGTGTCCTCTTTTCTCTAGTCCCATTTAATCTGCTTGGTTGAATTACAGATCAAATGCACCTCAGTGAAACATGAGGCTAAAACAATGTTACCACAAAACCTCACAGGACCACTAAAGCTGACAGATGGAGGGCAAACCAACTTAACTCTGCCCGACTTATCAGGGTAATAACGTCTGATCTGGTCCAAATAAAACTGATGCTTTTAAACATGCTGAGAAAGAGACGGATGAGACACAGGAAGAGGGTTCCTGCAAGTTGggtttaagactttttaagacctgCATCGCGACAAACGTACAAAATAAAAtcgcaaataaataaatcggaGGGATTCGCAGCAGAAGTGAGCCAAAGGCTAAGACGAACATTGTCCTGCCAACTGCTGATAAATTTGCCAATGATGGATTTAAGAAAACGTTAGCTACCTCTGAcatgttagcagctagttagcggtagctaACTTAAACTTTTGCCTGACGGAAAAGTCCTGTGGAAAAACCCCCGCTACTAATGTGAGACCAAATAGTCAAACATTAGAGACCTGTGATTCACATATGTTATGCTAAGCTAAGGCTAACTTACAAAAGTAAgaccatttaaaactttaattttagatgtatttaagactttttaaggatgtgcgGACAGCCTGAAGGAAATAATCTACTGCAGctctgtgctttaaaaaaaccaGACAAACATAACGGGGAAAAACTCAAAGTATTGGGACAATGTTAAAAAACTTGAGAGACCCGACTAAAGTTAagttattaataaaaagtcttgtggaaaattttatttccgatggttttttttctttaaataaaaccagtaaaGAACCACCTTGATATCTTGATAGTCTCCATTTGGACAGAGACTGTTAAAGAGATGCTCCCACTGATATGATTGAAAAgctgccattttgaaaaatactgCAAAGATTTGATGAAGTAGTTCGCCTGGacttggattttttattttattaaacgtTTTCCTACCTGGCACTTTTGCCCATTCCCCCTGTCTAAGTTGAAAGATTTAAGTTTTTGAATCAGTTTAGGTTACAGAAAcctcataattaattttaattatcgttgttttgtttacttattttggaAACTTCAACTAtcttctagttccactggtaaaTGTCCTTTAGATATTAAAGTTTTtgccattatttttattattattttagccaAAAATGGTGAGTGATactattattgtttatcgcaatcaTTTCTGGGGAAATTTCATCCAGCAAAACTTGTTATCACCACCAATCTATCTGtgataaaatgtgtatttaatctTTATGTTTCAATTCAGGGAGgatattttattatcttaattCTATGAGATGGACCAATCCGaagaattaataaaattatatttgaatAAGCGAATGTCTACAGGTATATTACAGGGTTGGCCGTAAGTCTCCATACATAggagaatgtaaaatgtatatttcttttatatttcagattcCCAAGAAGATACgtttgacaaaagagcaaataatttaaattatactGCTGGCTGGATCGGGAAGCAGTCTCATGGTTGCACGAGACTTTAATAGAAAACATGGAACGAGCATCAAACACGACACTGTAGCAAAACTTAtttgcaagtttcagaaaattGGAAATGTTGCAGAACAACGATGAAGTGGTCCAAGACGTGCAGCGATTACACAGagtcccacaaaaataaaaacagttgtccaatataaaatgtttattttttctatgtatggaaacttatggcccGCCCTGTAGACTTAAAATGAATAACAACCCATCCCAGTTCAACATGCCACCACAGCACTCACCCACATATATTCAGGATAATCTTTGAGCCTGTCCAGGCCTGCAAAAACCGTTTCTCTGTCCTCTTCCCACTTTCTTTTGCAGAAAACGATTTCTAGAAAGTACCAGGTCCAGCCGATCAGAGGGACCTTCAGTAGCTCGTGTTTGGCCAGCACTTTTGAACTCTAGAGGCAGGAAAGAAACTTTTACAGTTAGAAcgatgtcaaaataaaaacctgagcTTCCTGCCAATGTGTGTAGACACAGTTTGGAGCTTCACTGACCCCTAAGACCCCGTATCTTTCACACATGGTCCAGCCACACAGGAAGTCGATTTCAAAGTTGTGGTTGAGGATGATGATGACGTGCTCCTTGCCGAACTTGTCCACCGTAGCCTGGTCAGTGTATAGGGTGCATTCTGTGCCCGACCACCACTCCAGCATCATCACCAgctctaaaaaataaacaaaaacaaatgacagaaTTAAACGAACTtcaagaaaaaatttaaaaaatgctgaatCTGCTCCAGTGTTTAAGGTCACCGTTTCAAAAATATCTGTCAGGGGTTAGCGTTAGCAGCTGAGTCACACAGTCTGTTGTGGAAGTAGGTGAAAGTTTAGCATCCAGCCTGGTGTCTGCTCTGTCACACATGCAGTAAATAAAGAAACTCTGCTGCTCTCTTTATAGACACAGAGCCTCACACTCTTtgaactttctcacattttatcacattaatGTAGTTTATTCATCCAACATAAGATAACATGTAATTGAGAAGTAAAGTGCAAGATGAGTTGAGCAGAAACATAAAGTAGAATTGGTGCAACCtgttttttcacttccaatatGACACCGATATCGCAGCTATGAGAATTAGCCAATACTGATCAGATATCAGCACAAATCATACACACTTCTACCTATTTTGTAGTATGGAATATTAGAAAATGCTTTATCAAGCGATATTACTCAGATAACAATAGTCAACAACAATAGGTATGCAAACAACTGACCGCTGACTTGTTTTCTGGATAATATCGGATCAATATCCTGCATCAGCAgagtcattttctttctgtataagattcagttcagttttattcaaGTCCTGCATGGGCAATTCATGGCgcaataattatatatataaaaaaatacacaaaaaactaAGGGACAAACTATCAAAGACAATAAAGTGTGCCAAAAAAAGACATTAGATCTAAATTGATACATGATAGGAAGAGTACAGCAGGTTATATCATCGACAACCAACAGTTGCTGCTAACATCGGTAAtatatggaacaaaaaaacggagaatttaaaaacacaaactgtgtcTATTTACACCCAGCTGTTATGTGAAGGCCTCacaggtttgttggagaacatcaGACAACAAATAACATCTTAAaaaccaagaaacacagcagacatgtcTGGGGTGAAGTTATAGAGAAGTTGGAACtatgcttgggttgctaggagACGGGCTGGGCTGGcagtggttgctaggtaacggcgcaacGTGACTTAATATTCAGGACATTTTAtaaaacggctcattttccagaaaccacacagcaaaaacacaaaatcataccaactaattttgatgtagtttctagtgcgaatatcttagtacactttaaataagacaacccaacttaaaagttacttttttaagAAAGCTAtattcttgttttaagtaaataattccttaatattgatgaaatattggcagataaattaacttgtaagatggaaaaaaaatgt carries:
- the agpat3 gene encoding 1-acyl-sn-glycerol-3-phosphate acyltransferase gamma gives rise to the protein MALLAYLKNLFILQLLMGFVFVVSGLIINFIQLCTCVFWPINRQLYRRINCRLSYSLWSQLVMMLEWWSGTECTLYTDQATVDKFGKEHVIIILNHNFEIDFLCGWTMCERYGVLGSSKVLAKHELLKVPLIGWTWYFLEIVFCKRKWEEDRETVFAGLDRLKDYPEYMWFLLYCEGTRFTEKKHQISMQVAESKGLPKLKYHLLPRTKGFTTTMQCLKGTVTAVYDVTLNFKDNQIPTLLDIVNGKKYKADLRVKRFSVEDIPDNEQECANWLHKLYQEKDALQEQYDKEGKFPGPTIIPPRRPWTLLNFLFWATVLLSPLIKLACGVIVSGSPLLIIGFITFLIIASVAVRRLIGVTEVKRTGSSYGDQEAKKKK